A region of Bradyrhizobium sp. SZCCHNS1050 DNA encodes the following proteins:
- the murJ gene encoding murein biosynthesis integral membrane protein MurJ, with amino-acid sequence MLGRIFTVGGYTLLSRLTGFARDIMLAAILGAGPVADAFFIAFRLPNHFRAIFAEGAFNAAFVPAYAHVHGEKGPASASLFADRIFTLLLASQVVLLILAWVFMPQAMTILAPGFTDDPGQRELAITLTRITFPYLLLITLVTLYGGMLNVMQRFASAAAASIFLNLAMMATLALAAFFPGVGHAAAWGVLISGFLQYFLLAGDLARHGGLPRFAPLKLDDDIRAFFRALGPATLGSMGTQVAMFADTIIATFLPAGAISALYYADRLNQLPIGVIGIAIGTVLLPEMSRRLTANDHEGAMEQQRRAFEFTLLFSVPFVAAFLAVPDVITRAMFARGAFTKGDAAAAGATLAAYAVGLIPFVMIRSAVSTFYARKDTATPVKASLTGLTANVVLKVLLMGSLAQVGLALATAVGAWINLLLVLGFAVHKGYLRFDRRLTMSLLKFAGTGVVLAAALWATALVASAHLASLGRLQDEAVLGLLIVAGAVIYAGAILVLFGPRWLKALVRR; translated from the coding sequence ATGCTCGGACGCATCTTCACCGTCGGCGGCTATACGCTGCTGTCGCGCCTCACCGGTTTTGCCCGCGATATCATGCTGGCGGCGATCCTCGGCGCCGGGCCGGTCGCCGACGCGTTCTTCATCGCGTTCCGACTGCCGAATCATTTCCGGGCGATCTTTGCCGAGGGGGCGTTCAACGCGGCCTTTGTGCCGGCCTATGCGCATGTCCATGGCGAGAAGGGGCCGGCGTCCGCGAGCCTGTTTGCCGACCGCATCTTCACCCTGCTGCTGGCCTCGCAGGTCGTGCTGCTGATCCTCGCCTGGGTGTTCATGCCGCAGGCGATGACGATCCTGGCGCCCGGCTTCACCGACGATCCGGGGCAGCGGGAGCTCGCGATCACGCTCACCCGGATCACCTTTCCGTATCTCTTGCTGATCACGCTGGTGACGCTCTATGGCGGCATGCTCAACGTGATGCAGCGCTTCGCCAGCGCGGCGGCGGCGTCGATCTTCCTCAACCTCGCGATGATGGCGACCTTGGCGCTGGCGGCGTTCTTTCCCGGCGTCGGACATGCCGCCGCCTGGGGCGTGCTGATCTCGGGCTTCCTGCAATATTTCCTGCTGGCCGGCGACCTCGCCCGCCATGGCGGGCTGCCGCGCTTTGCGCCGCTCAAGCTCGACGACGACATCCGCGCCTTCTTCCGCGCGCTGGGGCCGGCCACGCTCGGCTCGATGGGCACGCAGGTCGCGATGTTCGCCGACACCATCATCGCGACCTTCCTGCCCGCCGGCGCGATCTCGGCGCTGTATTATGCCGACCGTCTCAACCAATTGCCGATCGGCGTGATCGGCATCGCCATCGGCACCGTGCTGCTGCCGGAAATGTCGCGGCGGCTGACGGCGAATGATCATGAGGGGGCCATGGAGCAGCAGCGCCGCGCCTTCGAGTTCACCTTGCTGTTCTCGGTGCCGTTCGTGGCCGCCTTTCTCGCGGTGCCCGACGTCATCACGCGGGCGATGTTCGCGCGCGGCGCCTTCACCAAGGGCGATGCGGCGGCGGCGGGGGCGACGCTCGCCGCCTATGCCGTCGGCCTCATTCCATTCGTGATGATCCGCAGCGCGGTCTCGACCTTCTACGCGCGCAAGGACACCGCCACGCCGGTGAAGGCCTCGCTCACCGGGCTGACCGCCAACGTCGTGCTGAAGGTGCTGCTGATGGGCTCGCTCGCCCAGGTCGGCCTCGCGCTGGCGACGGCCGTCGGCGCCTGGATCAACCTGCTGCTCGTGCTCGGCTTCGCCGTGCACAAGGGCTATCTGCGGTTCGATCGGCGGCTCACCATGTCGCTGCTGAAATTTGCCGGAACCGGCGTGGTGCTCGCGGCGGCGCTGTGGGCGACGGCGTTGGTGGCATCGGCCCATCTCGCTTCGCTCGGCCGCTTGCAGGACGAAGCCGTTCTCGGCCTGTTGATCGTGGCGGGGGCCGTCATTTATGCCGGCGCCATTCTGGTGCTGTTCGGCCCGCGCTGGCTCAAGGCGCTGGTGCGGCGCTGA
- a CDS encoding xanthine dehydrogenase family protein molybdopterin-binding subunit — protein MAAPIKFGVGQSVLRKEDDALIRGKGRYTDDLAPAAALHALVLRSPHAHAKFTLDVTQARLLPGVALILTAADTAELGGLPCLFNLETDPFTAPPYPILAKDEVRHVGDAIAFVVADTLDHARDALEAIKVEWTTLPAVTGVVNAIKPDAPQVWAEHKGNVLFDVSIGDKSATEAAFAKAHAVAEIRIVNPRVVASFMETRAAVCEYDTKRDHLTLTAGSQGSHRLRDILCQNVLKIPTEKMRVICPDVGGGFGTKLFPYREYALLAVAAQRLRKSVRWAADRSEHFMGDAQGRDNVTTAKMALAEDGKFLAMDVDLMGDMGAYLSTFAPYIPHGGAGMLPGLYDIQAFHCRVRTIFTHTVPVDAYRGAGRPEAAYVIERLVDACARKLDMSVDAIRRKNFIPPRALPYKTATGKVYDSGDFNAHLKRAMEIAQWKEFPKRAKAAKKHGLIRGIGLASYVEVCGVMGEETANVRLDPNGDVTILIGTQSSGQGHQTAYAQIVAEQFGLPPERVHIHQGDTQEIATGLGTGGSASIPSGGVSVQRATHELGDKLKQIAAEALEAGLGDLEIADGVIRVAGTDRAISFADLAKRPGTDPAKLNGSATFASADGTYPNGTHVAEVEIDPATGIIKIVNYVIVDDFGVTLNPLLLAGQVHGGAVQGIGQALMEQVVYSNSDAQLVTGSFMDYALPRAADAPSFTFETHNVPCKTNPMGVKGAGEAGAIGSCPAVVNAIVEALWREYKIDHIDMPATPERVWIAIREQHRRHSL, from the coding sequence ATGGCAGCTCCTATCAAGTTCGGCGTCGGACAAAGCGTTCTCCGGAAAGAGGACGACGCGCTGATTCGCGGCAAGGGCCGCTATACCGATGATCTGGCGCCGGCTGCCGCCTTGCATGCGCTGGTGCTGCGCTCGCCGCATGCCCATGCCAAATTCACCCTCGATGTCACCCAGGCGCGGCTCTTGCCGGGCGTGGCGCTGATCCTGACCGCCGCCGACACCGCGGAGCTCGGTGGGCTGCCCTGCCTGTTCAATCTCGAGACCGATCCCTTCACCGCGCCGCCTTATCCGATCCTCGCCAAGGACGAGGTGCGCCACGTCGGCGATGCCATCGCCTTCGTCGTCGCCGATACGCTGGATCACGCGCGCGACGCGCTGGAGGCGATCAAGGTCGAGTGGACGACCTTGCCGGCCGTGACCGGCGTCGTGAACGCGATCAAGCCGGATGCGCCGCAGGTATGGGCCGAACACAAGGGCAATGTGCTGTTCGACGTCTCGATCGGCGACAAGTCCGCGACCGAGGCGGCCTTCGCGAAAGCGCATGCGGTGGCCGAGATTCGCATCGTCAATCCGCGCGTGGTCGCGAGCTTCATGGAGACGCGCGCCGCGGTCTGCGAATACGACACCAAGCGCGATCATCTGACCCTGACGGCGGGCAGCCAGGGCAGCCACCGGCTGCGCGACATTCTCTGCCAGAACGTGCTGAAGATCCCGACCGAGAAGATGCGGGTGATCTGCCCCGACGTCGGCGGCGGCTTCGGCACAAAATTGTTTCCCTACCGGGAGTATGCGCTGCTCGCGGTCGCCGCGCAGCGGCTGCGCAAGTCGGTGCGCTGGGCCGCCGACCGCTCCGAGCATTTCATGGGCGACGCGCAGGGCCGCGACAACGTCACCACGGCGAAGATGGCGCTGGCCGAGGACGGCAAGTTCCTCGCCATGGACGTCGACCTGATGGGCGACATGGGCGCCTATCTCTCGACCTTCGCGCCGTACATCCCGCATGGCGGCGCCGGCATGCTGCCGGGCCTCTACGACATCCAGGCGTTCCACTGCCGGGTGCGCACGATCTTCACCCACACCGTTCCGGTCGACGCCTATCGCGGCGCGGGCCGCCCCGAGGCAGCGTACGTCATCGAGCGCCTGGTCGATGCCTGCGCGCGCAAGCTCGACATGAGCGTCGATGCGATCAGGCGCAAGAACTTCATTCCGCCGCGCGCGCTGCCCTACAAGACCGCGACCGGCAAGGTCTATGATTCCGGCGACTTCAATGCGCATCTCAAGCGCGCGATGGAGATCGCGCAGTGGAAGGAGTTTCCGAAGCGCGCCAAGGCCGCCAAGAAGCACGGGCTGATCCGCGGCATCGGGCTCGCGAGCTACGTCGAGGTCTGCGGCGTGATGGGCGAGGAGACCGCCAATGTGCGGCTCGACCCCAATGGCGACGTCACCATCCTGATCGGCACGCAGTCGAGCGGGCAGGGCCATCAGACCGCCTATGCCCAGATCGTCGCCGAGCAGTTCGGCCTGCCGCCGGAGCGGGTCCACATCCACCAGGGCGACACCCAGGAGATCGCGACCGGCCTCGGCACCGGCGGCTCGGCCTCGATTCCCTCCGGCGGCGTCAGCGTGCAGCGCGCCACCCATGAGCTCGGCGACAAGCTCAAGCAGATCGCCGCCGAAGCGCTCGAGGCCGGCCTCGGCGATCTCGAGATCGCCGACGGCGTGATCCGCGTCGCCGGCACCGACCGCGCGATCTCGTTCGCCGATCTCGCCAAGCGTCCGGGCACAGATCCCGCCAAGCTCAACGGCAGCGCCACCTTCGCCAGCGCCGATGGCACCTATCCGAACGGCACGCATGTGGCCGAGGTCGAGATCGATCCGGCGACCGGCATCATCAAGATCGTCAACTACGTCATCGTCGACGATTTCGGCGTGACGCTGAATCCGCTGCTGCTGGCCGGCCAGGTGCATGGCGGTGCGGTGCAGGGCATCGGTCAGGCGCTGATGGAGCAGGTGGTCTACAGCAACTCCGACGCTCAGCTCGTCACCGGCAGCTTCATGGACTACGCGCTGCCGCGCGCCGCCGACGCGCCGTCCTTCACCTTCGAGACCCACAACGTGCCCTGCAAGACCAATCCGATGGGCGTCAAGGGCGCCGGCGAAGCGGGCGCGATTGGCTCCTGTCCGGCCGTCGTCAATGCGATCGTCGAAGCCCTCTGGCGCGAGTACAAGATCGATCACATCGACATGCCGGCGACCCCGGAGCGCGTCTGGATCGCGATCCGGGAGCAGCATCGCCGTCATAGTCTCTGA